The nucleotide sequence CCACTGGCAGCGCAAGGCCGGACTGCTGACGATCATGGCATCCTGCATGTCTGTCAGTTGCGCCAGAATAGCGCGGGCAGCCTCCTCCCGATCATCGGCCAGCGGGACATCAAGGCGGCCATAGCAGAGTCCGTCGACAATGGCTGGTCTGGTATGGCGGATCAGGGCCAGCTTCATGATGGGCTTACGATCCGGCTGGCTTGGTTGGAGTTGCGTCGATGTTGCATGACGGTGCCTGCAAGACGCCTATCCCGCGAAGATAGGTGATGACAGCCTTGGCCGCATCGTCGGCAGAGGGATGCACCATCAGCTGTCCATTTCCTTGTGCCCCGGCTTTCGCAATAAGACGAGGGCGGGCACGATAGGGACGTTCCTCGATATCAGATGAAGATACTACGACCGTGCTGTCACTCTCCGGGAGCAAGCTGGAGGCTTCGATGGTCTCGATCACGCCTTTCCGCATAGCGGCAAAGGCGAATGGCAACGGCTTCGGAGCTGCCGGATGCACGGTCAGCACGCAGGGCAACTGGATGCTGACGGCCCGCCTTGCACCCTTTGGCCTGGCCTGAAGCAGATGAAGGGTGTTCGCTGCTGTCGTGTCTTGGTCAAAAGCGGCAATATCTGCGGCAATCGGCCAGCCCAGCGCCTGTGCCAGACGATAGGGCAATGTGCCGCTATCCATACCGCCTTGTGCGCGACGGCCCGTGAGGATCAGATCGGGCGGGTTCCGGCGGATGAAAGCCAGCAGCGCGGGCAGTGGATCGACATTGGCATCCTGACGCAGCATGACGATCCGGCTCAACCCATGGCCGGGCACATCACGCAACGGTGTGGCTTCAGGCCCGGCATGCAGGCCGGAGACATGCGCGCCTAGTTGCCGGGCAAGGGCGATGGCCTGTGTTTCTTCCATCACGGGGGCTGACCGGCCGGAGACGGGATGGCATCCGGCTGAGAGCAGCACCAGCACGTTCAGACGGTTGGCGATGGGTGCGTCTGACTGGGTCATGATGTTTCCTTGCCGGGGCTGTGACCTTCCGGATTGGCCCTTCTCGGATTAGCATCGCGTTCCGTTGCCAGAGCCGCGAGAATGGCCGGCATGACGTCCTGCGCATCGGCGACGATGGCAAGTCCGGCTCGGGCGATCATGGCCGCATGCAGATCGGTATTGACTGCAACGACATGCTCCACGCCCGCCACACCCTGAAGGTGCTGCGGCGCCCCGGCGATGCCGAGTGCGAAATAGCAGGTGGCATCAAGGATACTGCCGGTTGCCCCAACCTGCCGGTCGCGTGGCATCAGCCCGGCATCGCAAATCACCCGGCTGGCGCCCGGTGTCGCGCCGAGGGCTGCAGCGAGAGCGTGGAAGGCCGCGAAATCGGTGATGCCATTCCCGGCGGAGACGACGAACGATGCTTCCGTCAGGGCCAGCTTGCCGGCATCGGGGGGAATGTCGCGCCAGCCCGTCAGTGCACCGGTCTCTACCTGTGGCAGTTCCAGCGGGATAGGGCGCGCTTCGTGCCGGATGCCGGTATGGGGCGCGGCACGGTCGACGCTCAATGCCAGCAGGGGCGGAGGCACCATCCGTTGCTCACGGCGGCGCGCATGGCTGGGACGGATCGCCTGAGACGCGGACAGGGCCTCGATATCGGTGGCGATGTCCAGACCAGACAAGGCGGCGACACGGCGGGCCAGATCGCCGCCATCGGAGCTTTCCGCGAACAGAACGTGTTTCGGGTGCAGGTGGGTAATCGCGGCGACCAGGGCGGCCACACGCGACTCGACGGAATCAGCCTCGTAATGAATGAGACGGTCGGCACCGTTGTCACCCGCATCGGCAAGCGGGGGGCCGAACAGCACGACAGCCCCTTGTCCGGCGGACCCCGCTTTGTCAGCGAGGATTCGGGCTGCGCCCAGTATCTGCCGGTCATGGGGTGACAGGCGTCCCCCCGCCGCATCAGGCACGGCGAGGATCAGGAAAGCGGGATCGTCGATCATGCGGATGCGCGGTGCGGCTTCCTGTCTCTGGCCAGCAGGAGAGGCGATGGAGGAAGCTCCTCCATGCCAGGCGCGATCCAGACGCAGGCGGGCAGCCGGGGAGGGCACGGCCTGCACCTGCGCCTCGGTCCGCGGATTGCGACGACGGCGGCCAAAGGGAGACAGAGAGGGGGAAGCTGCGACATCCATCTCAAGCGTCGCAAGCTGGTAGCGTGGCCGCTCCCCTCCGCTTACACGGCGCGCCTCTCGCACTGCGCGAGGATCGAGACGGGGGCGGCTCATGCCACAACCTCTGGAAGGGTGGTTTGCGATGACTGTGGCACCCGAGTTTTTGCATGCTCGATGCTGTCCAGCAGCAATTCGGCAATATCCTTGACCTCGGGGCGGTCTCCGGTGACGCCCTCCAGCATGGCGGTGCAGCCGGGACATCCAACCGCGACAATAGAGGCACCCACGCCCTGAGCATGGCTCATGCGGATATCGGGGATACGTTTTTCTCCCGCAATATCGGTGACTGGTGCGCCACCGCCACCGCCGCAGCACATCGCGCGTTCCCCATGACGCTCCATCTCGACATAATGGGTGGCAAGCCGATCCAGAATGCGGCGGGGCGCATCCACCTCACCATTGTAGCGCGCTAGATAGCAGGGATCATGATAGGTGACGGGACGATTCTCGGATTTCACAGGATTCAGCTTGCCCGTTGCGATCAACTCATCCAGCAGCGCGGTATGATGCAGCACCGGCCATGTTGCCCCGAAAGCCCGGTATTCGTTGCGCAACGTGTGCAGCGCATGCGGGTCCGCCGTGACGATGCGGCGAAAGCGACGGCGCTTCAGCGTGGCGATATTGTCCTTCGCCAGACGCTGGAACCCGGCCTCATCACCCAGCCGCCGCGCCAGATCGCCGCAGTCACGTTCCTCTGCACCCAATACGGCGAAATCAACGCCGGCCTGTTGCATCAATGCGATCAGTGCCCGCAGGCTCCTTCCATAGCGTAGATCGAACGCGCCTTCGCCCAGCCATAGCAGGATATCGGTTTCTCCCTGTTCCTCCAGCACGGGCAGGGGCATCCCGGCGGTGAAATCGGTCCGTGATGACAGCGCCCGTCCGCCCGAATCATCAGCGTAACGCAGATGATGCAGTGGCTGGGCTGCTTTTTCCGGAATGGCGCCCAGCTCCAGCGTCTGGAAACGGCGCATATCGACGATCGCGTCCACATGCTCGATCAGCATCGGGCATTCATGAACACAGGCGCGGCAGGTGGTACAGGACCACAGCGTATCCGGATGAATCACCGCATCCACGCCGATGATCGGGCGATGCGCGCCGCCATGCCCCGCCACCGGACGTGCCTGTGGGTAGGGGCTGCCCGTATAGGCATCGCCGCCATGCAAAGCAAAAGTCAGATCCTGAATCAGCTTTTTAGGATTCAATGGCTGTCCGGCGGCAAAGGCGGGACAGGCCTGTTCACAGCGCCCGCATTGGATGCAGGCATCGAAACTTGCCAGACGATTCCAGGTGAAATCCGCAGGTGTTGAAACACCCGACCGCCCTGTTTCCAGATCGAGCGCAAGCAGTGCTGTATCGCGGCCACCCTCGAAACGGCCCGGACGCGGATGCGCTGCCAGATGCAGCGATCCGGCGACTGCATGTCGCATGGGTCCGTTCGGCAGATGTGCCACCAGTGCCAGACCGCCGGTCAGCGTCATCATTGCTCCCGCGGCTCCTGCCGCGTGGGATATCACATCCGGCAGCATGCCATGCAACGCCGCACCGATCGCGGCAATCAGCCCCCCGGTCAGATAAAGTCCAATCCAGAGCGGCAAAGTCAGAAAGCGACCGGCTGACAGATGCGGTGGTGTTGTCGGGCTGCGTCGTGCCGCGACATGACGCGCACCGCTCAGACCGATTGCATAGAATGCGGCGGTGACGATCCAGAACAGGGAGGCAATCATGCCGCCCCGATGCAGCACTGGCAGAATGGTGGAGAGCAGCGTCAACACCGATCCGGCCAGCAGCCCGCCCGCCACCAGCTTGTGCATCCGGGCGTTTTCCGGCCTGCGCTCGACGACGTGATGTACATCCACCAGATAGCGGCGCGGCATGGCGATCAGCCCGCGAACCCAATCCACATGCGCTCTCTGTCCGACCCGCCAGCGCAGGGCGATGCGTAGCGCCTGGACGATGACCAGCAGGACCAGAAACCAGATAACCAGCAACAGCGGTGTGCCCGGATGCATGGCGGGGACTCCTTCCGTGACTGGTTACAGATCCTTGCAGAGCCGAAGCGCGTCGTACATCGCTGCATGGATGTTGCGGCCAGCCACCGCGTCGCCGATGCGGAACAGGCTGAAATGTCCTGTTTGTGCTTCCGCTTGCGATGCGCCATTCAGCAAGGAGGGAAGGTCCGTCACGCCATGATTGCTGGACTGGTCTTTCAGCGCAAAATAGGTGTCCTCGACCGGTAGCGTGCCGAAATCGGCCACCACCTGATCGATCACGCGCTCTTCCTCGGCATCCGTCATCGTGTTGCGCAGCACCGCCACCAGACGGTTGCCCTCACGGTAGACTTCCATCAATTCCAGATTAGGCGAGAGGATGACACCAAGCTTGTAAAGCTCCCGCAGATGCACGGGTTGATTGGTGGTGCCGACTTCCTGCGCAATCATCCGGTCATGCGTGACGAATTCCACCAGCGCGCCGCGCTGGGACATCACCTCGGCGACGGAGGCGGCATTGTGCTGACCCATTTCATCATACAGCAGGACACTCCCGGCGGGCTGGACCCGTCCGGTCAGAATGTCCCAGCTTGAAATGATATGTTCTGCCCCCGGAAGATGGCCGGGATTGGGCAGGCCGCCAGTTGCGATGATCACCGTATCCGGCTGCTCCGCCTGGACCAACTCGGCGGTGGCTTCGGTGTTCAGGCGTAGATCGACGTTCAGGCGGCGGATCTGGCTCAGCAGCCAGCGCGGAATGCCGGACAGGGCTTCGCGCCATGTGCCTTTGGCGGCGATGTTGATCTGGCCGCCCACTTCGCCGGAGCGTTCGAACAGCACGACCTGATGACCACGCTCGGCACAGACCCGTGCGGCCTCCAGCCCACCGGGACCGGCGCCAACGACAACAATTTTCTTCTGCTGATCTGCTTTTGTGATGACATGCGGCATGATGGCTTCCCGCCCTGTCGCTGCATTCTGCAAACACAGCGCATCACCACCGACATAGATGCGGTCAATGCAATATCCCGCCCCGACGCATTGGCGAATGTCGTCTTCCCGGCCCTCACTGAGCTTGCGGACCAGATGCGGATCGGCGATGTGCGCCCGTGTCATCGCCACCATATCCACATGCCCTTCGGCCACTGCACGGGCGGCGGTCGCCAGATCGGTCACGCGCTGGGCATGGAAAACGGGGATATCGACCTCCCGCTTGATCGCACTGGCCAGATGCAGGAACGGTGCGACCGGAAAGGCCATATTCGGCAGGCTGACCGCATGCGCCATGTCATCGCGTGCCTGACCGCCCAGAATGTTCAGGAAATCCACCAGCCCCTGCCGCGCATATTCGGAGGCAATGGCAACACAGTCTTCCTGAGACAGGCCTTGCGCATACAACTCGTCACCCGACATGCGCATGCCGATCAGCAGATCGTCTCCGGCGGCTTCCCGCATGGCCCGCAGCACTTCGATGCCGAAGCGCATGCGGTTTTCCAGCGAGCCGCCGTAACGGTCGGTGCGCTTGTTGACATCCGGGCTCCAGAACTGGTCCAGCAGATGACCATGCGCCCCGGAAATCTCGAACCCGTCCAGTCCGCCTTCCTTACAGCGACGCGCCGCCTGCGCGAAATTGGCGATGACGCGATCAATATCCTCCTGCTCCATTGCTTTGGGCAGAGAACGGCTGGCAGGTTCACGGCGGACGGAGGGTGCCATAACCGGCAACCACTGATCCGTATCCCATTTCGTGCGGCGGCCCATATGCGTCAGCTGGATCATCAGCTTTGCGCCATGGCGGTGAATCCGCTCCGAAAACTCCTGAAAATACGGAATGATGCTGTCATCCGTGACGGCAATCTGGTTCCACGGCGTCGCCGGGCTGTCCGCTGAGACGGAGGAGGAGCCGCCAAACATGGTCAAGCCGATTCCGCCTTTCGCCTTTTCCTCATGATAGAGCTGATAGCGTTCTTTAGGCTTGCCATCCTGGCCATAGCCGGGGGCGTGGCTGGTGCTCATCACGCGGTTGCGGAAGGTGACACCGCGAATGGTTAACGGTTTCAACAGGGCATCGGCATTGGCGATCATCGGCACATTCCGGGGCAGGCGGGTGGGAGGAGGGAAGGCGTCGGCGGTAGCTCAGGCGCGTCAGGGTGTACTCACGCGCTCATGGCGCGGCGAATGCCCGTAACGCAGCCGGTAGGCGTTGCTGAAAGACGCGCCGGAGGCAAAGCCGCAGGCAACGCCGATTTCAGTGATGGGCATGGCAGTCTGGCGCAGCAGCAACTGGGCGCGCTCCAGCCGGACGGAGGCGGCATAGACGGCGGGTGTCATCTTCAGATGCTGCTTGAACAACCGTTCCAGCTGGCGTGACGACAGCCCGGCCAGAGCCGCCGCATCGGCGACGGACAGGGGATCATCGGACGGGTTCTGCGCATTGGCTTCCAGCAGCGCCACGGCATGGGCCAGCCGGGGATGCCGGGCAGCGGTGCGGGGCAGGTGCTGCCTTTCCCCGCCCTGACGGGGCTTGATCAGGAACTGGCGCGCCACGGCATCCGCTGCGCGTGGACCGAGACGGGCGGCAATCAGCGCCAGCATCATATCCAGCGGCGCAGTACCGCCGGTGCTGGTGAAGCGGTCGCGATCGATCACGAACAACTCATCCCGGAATACGATGTCGGGGAATTCCTCGCGGATGGCGGCCAGATCTTCCCAGTGAATGGCGCAGGCATAGCCGGACAGCATCCCCGCCTCGGCCAGCACGAAACTGCCGGTGCACAGCGCACCCAGTGCACCGCCGCGACGGATATGGCGTTGCAATGCGGGGAACAGGCGACGGGTAGTGGCGCGCCTGATATCAACGCCGCCACAAATCAGCAGCAGGTCGATCGGTGCAGCATCGGCCAGTCTGACCGTCGGTCCCAGCGACAGCCCATTGCTGGCCTGCGCCGGTTCGCCATCCGGCGTCAGCACCTGCCATGAATAGGCATCACTGCTGGTAACGCGATTGGCCATCCGGCACGCCTCAATGGCGGAACTCATCGCAATCATCGAGTAATTCGGCAGGGTCAGAAAACCGATTCTGCCGATCTCCGCAGGGAGGCGTGCAGGTGTGTCGATCATCGCTCGACAACCAGATCCGTCAGTGGCCTGGAGCAGCAGGGCAGGAACATGCCCTGATCGACCTCTTTCTGTCGGATGCCGCCATTATGCTTCATCTCGACCCGGCCGGAGAGCAGTTTCGACTTGCACGTGCCGCACACACCTTTGGAGCAGGAGGCAGGCAGTTTCAGCCCGGCCCGGCGACCGGCCTGCAACACGGTGGTATCCGGATCGCAGTCGATCTGCCTGTCGCTTTTGCTGAAGGTGATGGAAAAACCACCCGATGCGGCGACAGCCTCTGCTTCAGCGGCGGCTTCGGGTTCTTCCTGTGCCAGTATGCCGAAATCGAAACTTTCCTCATGGTGGCGACGCATGTCGAATCCGGCGTCGGCCAGGATCGTTTTTGCGGCTGCCATGAACGGTGCGGGACCGCAGACGAACACTTCGCGTTCCATAAAATCCGGAGCGATCCGTGCCAGTAGCGCGCTGTTCAGACGACCGCGATATCCGTTCCATACTTCAACGGCGGAATCCGTCTCGCACAGAAAGGCGACGCTGAATCCATGCCTTGTGCGCGCCATCAAGGACAGCTCGTCACGGAAGATGATGTCCGCCGGGCTGCGCGCGGCATGTACGAAAATCGTATCGGCCTCAGCTGCCAGATCGTATTGCGTGCGCGCCATGGCCATCAGTGGCGTGATGCCGCTGCCGCCGGACAGGAACAGATATTTCGGCGCGGGATGATGAGCGTTCGTGAAATCGCCCATTGGACCCACGGCACGAATGCGCATGCCCGGTTTCAGGTTGTCATGCAGCCAGTTGGACACCGGCCCGTTCGGAACCCGCTTGACGGTGATGCTGAGCAGGTCCGGGCGTGTAGGGGCAGAGGAGATGGTGTAGCAGCGATTGATCTTCTGGCCGCCGATTTCGAGATCCAGCGTCACGAACTGTCCCGGCATATGCCGGAACAGACACGGATTGGCCGGCGAGAAGAAAAACGTCCGCACATCATGTGTTTCCTGCCGTACTGCGCGGCAGATCAGCACATCATCCGCATCGGCATTCCACTGCGTTGGCAGGGCGGAGAGGGGTGAGAAAGCGTTCACTGTGCGCCATCCTGCTGCGCTGCCTTCATGCGGGAGATGTACCAGTTGCTGAATTTCTCAACCAGCATCTCGGTATAAGGGGAATATGGGCCGGGCTGATAGGCCGGGGTGCGCACACCTTGCTGGGTGATGCCGACGAGATCGCTATCCTGCTGATTGGTGGCTTCCCACACACTTTTCAGATGATCGAGGTCATAATCGATACCTTCGCGCGCATCCTTGTGCACCAGCCATTTGGTGCGTAGCAGAGCGGTTTCGGCATCAATCGGGAATACCGCGAAGGTTACGATGTGATCGCTCATGAAATGATGCCAGGAATTCGGCTGGGTCCAGAAAGACAGAGCGCCCAGCTTGCGTTCCGTCAATTCCCCCAGCAATTTCGTGCAGGCGACCTTGGTGTCGGGGGTTTCGCTTTCGCCGGCACCGGAAATCGGCAGGCGCTGGGTGCGGAAACCGGTCACGCGGTCATCGAGATGGTCGATCTCGCGAGAGGGAAGGCCACGCGCTTCCCACTCGGCGGTGTTGTTGTTGACGAGGCAGTTATATTCCTCGGCGGCTTTCTGTCCGTCCTCATCCAGTGATTCCGGCGCAAAGCCGAACCCGAATTCGAAAATAGAGGCGGTCAATTCGGGATGGGAGCCGGCACAATGATAGCACTCGCGGTTGTTTTCCATCACCAGCTTCCAGTTGCCGCGTTCGATGATATCCATCTCGAACGCGATCTTGGTGTCGGGAATGGCGTGCGGGGTCAGATACGGTGTCATCTCCCGCGCCATATCCTCGATATCGGCAGGTGGTTCATCGGCGAAACACAGGAAGATCAACCCTGCGACATTGCGCACATGAACCGGCTTCAGACCATGACAGGACGGATCGAAATCCGCGCCCATATGATCGGCATGCAGCAGAGGGCCTTCGGTGGAGTAGGTCCACATATGATATGGGCAGACCAGATTACCGACGCTGCGTTTGCCTTCGGGGACAATGCGGGCACCGCGGTGGCGGCAGACATTGTGGAAAGCGCGAATTTCCATATCGTCGCCGCGCACGACAATGGCGCTGAAGCGACCGATCTGCAGGGCCATGACATCGCCCGGTTCGGCAATATCCGGCTCGACACCCACATAAATCCAGTGCTTGCCGAAAATCGTCTCGATATCGGCATCCAGAATGTCGGGTGAGGTATAGAAGGGGGCTTCCAGCGTATAGCCGGGCTTGCGCCGTGCCAGCAGGGAAGGGAGAGAATCCGGGGTAAAGCGGAGATCGTCGGGCATGGGACGAACCTTGAGGGAGGTGGCGTTCAGTCCTACTTAAAAGCCGATTTTATTCCGAAATTCATCATAAACGACATTTTTTTTATCCATTCCGGTATCTATGCATTTTGCGCAGAGGTCGGAAAGGATTGGAAGGAACAATGTGTTCTCCTGCTGCCGGTCAGGAGAGGCACTTTATGGAAAGCGACGGTTTTTCTTACAGGGAATCGGCGTAAATCCGGGAAGAAGTCAGGCTGTCCCGCTCCGGCAGCGGATCATTGGATTCCGCAGCGGGGGGCGCATTGCGCCGGGCTGTGCTGGGGGCCACGCCATGTGCCGCCTTGTACAGGCGGGAGAAATGGGCACAGTCCGAAAAACCGGCATCCAAAGCAATTTCCGTCACGCTACGCTGGGTATTGTCCAGCAGGAAACGGGCAAAGCGAAGCCGTAATGAGCGGTATACGGCGGCCGGTTTCTGTTGCATCGCAGCGGCAAACAACCGTTCCAGCTGTCGTGCCGACAGATCCAGTCGTTCGGCAATGGCGCTGACCGGCAGAGGTTCCGCCATGTTCTGCTCCATGATCAGCAGGGCACGGCGCACGCGCGGATCAGTCACACCCGCGGCCAGCGGCGGGTGTGGCTGGGCGGCGGTTTCACCGCGCGCTTCATCCAGCAGCAGCACCTGACGGCTTTTCATGGCGGTGGAGCGGCCGAGATGTTTTTCGACGATCCAGGTTGCCAGATCGGCCGCTCCACCGCCACCCGCACAGGTGATGCGGTCGCCATCGACCAGAAACAGCCGGTCGGCCAGCACGGCCTGCTCGGGAAATTCGTCGGTGAAATCCTGATGATGATACCAGCTGACGCAGGTCGTGCGGTCTTTCATCAATCCTGCCCGGCACAGCAGAAAGCTGCCGGTGCACAGACCGACCAGCGTCGTGCCGGCCCTGGCGGCCGATTGAAGATAGGCAACCGTCTCCTGATCGAATGGACGCCCTGCATGCAGCAGGCCACCGACGACGACGATATAGTCCAGTTGTTTAGGGTCGATGAAACCGGTGGTCGGGCCGATGGTGATGCCGCAGCTGGCCGCGATCGTACCTGGGCGGCTGCCCATGATGGACCATTGGCAGCGGATCGGGCGGCTCATATCGCCTTCATCCGCCGCAAGGCGGAGGTGATCGACGAACAAGGAGAATGGCGCCAGCGTAAAGCTGTCCGCCATGACAAAGCCGACCGTCAACGCCCGGCGGCGTGGGGGATCAGCACTCGGTGAAGTTAACCGCAAGGCCACCTTGGCTGGTCTCCTTGTATTTGCTTTGCATGTCGGCGCCGGTCTGGCGCATCGTCGCAATAACGCGGTCGAGGGAGATATGGTGCGTCCCGTCACCGCGCATGGCCAGAGAGGCGGCGTTGATCGCCTTGATTGCGCCGAAAGCATTCCGCTCGATACAGGGAATCTGCACAAGCCCCGCTACCGGGTCGCATGTCATGCCGAGATGATGTTCCATCCCGATCTCAGCGGCATTTTCGATGCGGGCATTATCGGCGCCCATCGCGGCTGCCAGCCCTGCGGCGGCCATGGAGCAGGCCACGCCGACTTCTCCCTGACAGCCGACTTCAGCGCCGGAGATGGAAGCGTTCATCTTGAACAGCGCACCGATGGCGCAAGCGGCCAGGATGAAATCCTGCATCCCCGCTTCCGATGAACCCGGCACCATATCACGGTAATAACGCAGCACGGCTGGTACCACGCCCGCTGCGCCATTGGTCGGGGCGGTGACCACCCGCCCACCGGCCGCGTTTTCCTCATTCACCGCGATGGCGAACAGGCTGACGCGATCCATCGTATCGGTCGGCGGTCGGTCATTGCGGGCCTGTTCGGATTTCATTTTACGCAGCAGGGAAACGGCGCGGCGGCGGACGTTCAACCCGCCCGGCAAAATGCCTTCGGTGCTCAGTCCGCGGTCAATGCAGCGCATCATCGTGTCGATGACGCGGGTGATATGAGCATCGACCTCTTCTTTCGGGCGCACGGCATATTCGTTGGTGCGCACGATCTCCGGAATACGCAGCCCGGTTTCTTCACCGATGCGGAGCAGATCGATACCGGAGCGGAATTCATAGGGGGCGGAAGGTCCGTCAATGACCGCTGCCGGTGCAAAAGCCTCCCGCACCACAAAGCCGCCGCCGATTGAGCACCAGCGTTCATGGCACAGGGTCTCCCCTGCCGCATCATAGGCGGTGAAGGCAAGCGTGTTGGGGTGTTCGGGCGTTTCCGTGAGCATGTCGAAGATCACGTCACGCTCCGGCACCAGACAGATGGGATGCCGTCCGTCCAGCGACAACATCCGATGAGCCTCAATCCGGGCAATCAGGGCTTCGGCGGCATCG is from Granulibacter bethesdensis and encodes:
- a CDS encoding electron transfer flavoprotein subunit beta, whose translation is MTQSDAPIANRLNVLVLLSAGCHPVSGRSAPVMEETQAIALARQLGAHVSGLHAGPEATPLRDVPGHGLSRIVMLRQDANVDPLPALLAFIRRNPPDLILTGRRAQGGMDSGTLPYRLAQALGWPIAADIAAFDQDTTAANTLHLLQARPKGARRAVSIQLPCVLTVHPAAPKPLPFAFAAMRKGVIETIEASSLLPESDSTVVVSSSDIEERPYRARPRLIAKAGAQGNGQLMVHPSADDAAKAVITYLRGIGVLQAPSCNIDATPTKPAGS
- a CDS encoding electron transfer flavoprotein subunit alpha/FixB family protein, with amino-acid sequence MSRPRLDPRAVREARRVSGGERPRYQLATLEMDVAASPSLSPFGRRRRNPRTEAQVQAVPSPAARLRLDRAWHGGASSIASPAGQRQEAAPRIRMIDDPAFLILAVPDAAGGRLSPHDRQILGAARILADKAGSAGQGAVVLFGPPLADAGDNGADRLIHYEADSVESRVAALVAAITHLHPKHVLFAESSDGGDLARRVAALSGLDIATDIEALSASQAIRPSHARRREQRMVPPPLLALSVDRAAPHTGIRHEARPIPLELPQVETGALTGWRDIPPDAGKLALTEASFVVSAGNGITDFAAFHALAAALGATPGASRVICDAGLMPRDRQVGATGSILDATCYFALGIAGAPQHLQGVAGVEHVVAVNTDLHAAMIARAGLAIVADAQDVMPAILAALATERDANPRRANPEGHSPGKETS
- a CDS encoding (Fe-S)-binding protein is translated as MHPGTPLLLVIWFLVLLVIVQALRIALRWRVGQRAHVDWVRGLIAMPRRYLVDVHHVVERRPENARMHKLVAGGLLAGSVLTLLSTILPVLHRGGMIASLFWIVTAAFYAIGLSGARHVAARRSPTTPPHLSAGRFLTLPLWIGLYLTGGLIAAIGAALHGMLPDVISHAAGAAGAMMTLTGGLALVAHLPNGPMRHAVAGSLHLAAHPRPGRFEGGRDTALLALDLETGRSGVSTPADFTWNRLASFDACIQCGRCEQACPAFAAGQPLNPKKLIQDLTFALHGGDAYTGSPYPQARPVAGHGGAHRPIIGVDAVIHPDTLWSCTTCRACVHECPMLIEHVDAIVDMRRFQTLELGAIPEKAAQPLHHLRYADDSGGRALSSRTDFTAGMPLPVLEEQGETDILLWLGEGAFDLRYGRSLRALIALMQQAGVDFAVLGAEERDCGDLARRLGDEAGFQRLAKDNIATLKRRRFRRIVTADPHALHTLRNEYRAFGATWPVLHHTALLDELIATGKLNPVKSENRPVTYHDPCYLARYNGEVDAPRRILDRLATHYVEMERHGERAMCCGGGGGAPVTDIAGEKRIPDIRMSHAQGVGASIVAVGCPGCTAMLEGVTGDRPEVKDIAELLLDSIEHAKTRVPQSSQTTLPEVVA
- a CDS encoding FAD-dependent oxidoreductase — its product is MIANADALLKPLTIRGVTFRNRVMSTSHAPGYGQDGKPKERYQLYHEEKAKGGIGLTMFGGSSSVSADSPATPWNQIAVTDDSIIPYFQEFSERIHRHGAKLMIQLTHMGRRTKWDTDQWLPVMAPSVRREPASRSLPKAMEQEDIDRVIANFAQAARRCKEGGLDGFEISGAHGHLLDQFWSPDVNKRTDRYGGSLENRMRFGIEVLRAMREAAGDDLLIGMRMSGDELYAQGLSQEDCVAIASEYARQGLVDFLNILGGQARDDMAHAVSLPNMAFPVAPFLHLASAIKREVDIPVFHAQRVTDLATAARAVAEGHVDMVAMTRAHIADPHLVRKLSEGREDDIRQCVGAGYCIDRIYVGGDALCLQNAATGREAIMPHVITKADQQKKIVVVGAGPGGLEAARVCAERGHQVVLFERSGEVGGQINIAAKGTWREALSGIPRWLLSQIRRLNVDLRLNTEATAELVQAEQPDTVIIATGGLPNPGHLPGAEHIISSWDILTGRVQPAGSVLLYDEMGQHNAASVAEVMSQRGALVEFVTHDRMIAQEVGTTNQPVHLRELYKLGVILSPNLELMEVYREGNRLVAVLRNTMTDAEEERVIDQVVADFGTLPVEDTYFALKDQSSNHGVTDLPSLLNGASQAEAQTGHFSLFRIGDAVAGRNIHAAMYDALRLCKDL
- a CDS encoding GlxA family transcriptional regulator; translated protein: MIDTPARLPAEIGRIGFLTLPNYSMIAMSSAIEACRMANRVTSSDAYSWQVLTPDGEPAQASNGLSLGPTVRLADAAPIDLLLICGGVDIRRATTRRLFPALQRHIRRGGALGALCTGSFVLAEAGMLSGYACAIHWEDLAAIREEFPDIVFRDELFVIDRDRFTSTGGTAPLDMMLALIAARLGPRAADAVARQFLIKPRQGGERQHLPRTAARHPRLAHAVALLEANAQNPSDDPLSVADAAALAGLSSRQLERLFKQHLKMTPAVYAASVRLERAQLLLRQTAMPITEIGVACGFASGASFSNAYRLRYGHSPRHERVSTP
- a CDS encoding 2Fe-2S iron-sulfur cluster-binding protein codes for the protein MNAFSPLSALPTQWNADADDVLICRAVRQETHDVRTFFFSPANPCLFRHMPGQFVTLDLEIGGQKINRCYTISSAPTRPDLLSITVKRVPNGPVSNWLHDNLKPGMRIRAVGPMGDFTNAHHPAPKYLFLSGGSGITPLMAMARTQYDLAAEADTIFVHAARSPADIIFRDELSLMARTRHGFSVAFLCETDSAVEVWNGYRGRLNSALLARIAPDFMEREVFVCGPAPFMAAAKTILADAGFDMRRHHEESFDFGILAQEEPEAAAEAEAVAASGGFSITFSKSDRQIDCDPDTTVLQAGRRAGLKLPASCSKGVCGTCKSKLLSGRVEMKHNGGIRQKEVDQGMFLPCCSRPLTDLVVER
- a CDS encoding SRPBCC family protein, whose product is MPDDLRFTPDSLPSLLARRKPGYTLEAPFYTSPDILDADIETIFGKHWIYVGVEPDIAEPGDVMALQIGRFSAIVVRGDDMEIRAFHNVCRHRGARIVPEGKRSVGNLVCPYHMWTYSTEGPLLHADHMGADFDPSCHGLKPVHVRNVAGLIFLCFADEPPADIEDMAREMTPYLTPHAIPDTKIAFEMDIIERGNWKLVMENNRECYHCAGSHPELTASIFEFGFGFAPESLDEDGQKAAEEYNCLVNNNTAEWEARGLPSREIDHLDDRVTGFRTQRLPISGAGESETPDTKVACTKLLGELTERKLGALSFWTQPNSWHHFMSDHIVTFAVFPIDAETALLRTKWLVHKDAREGIDYDLDHLKSVWEATNQQDSDLVGITQQGVRTPAYQPGPYSPYTEMLVEKFSNWYISRMKAAQQDGAQ